A genome region from bacterium includes the following:
- a CDS encoding MogA/MoaB family molybdenum cofactor biosynthesis protein codes for MRAAVVTLSDRSFRKERPDASGPAVAEMLRSISAEIVQQVVIPDEIPFIRRALLHFCDALELDLVVTTGGTGVDPRDVTPDATRGILDREVPGMAEAMRAESLKRVAAAMLSRAVVGIRGKTLIVNLPGSPGGARENLAVLLPAIPHAVEKIHGEGGDCAVSTST; via the coding sequence ATCCGCGCCGCCGTGGTCACCCTGTCCGACCGGTCGTTCCGAAAGGAGCGGCCGGACGCTTCGGGCCCCGCGGTGGCGGAGATGCTCCGGTCGATTTCCGCGGAGATCGTCCAGCAGGTCGTGATTCCCGACGAGATCCCTTTCATCCGCCGCGCCCTTCTCCACTTCTGCGATGCGCTCGAACTTGATCTGGTCGTGACTACGGGGGGGACGGGGGTCGACCCGCGCGACGTCACGCCCGACGCCACCCGGGGGATCCTGGACCGGGAAGTTCCGGGGATGGCGGAGGCGATGCGGGCGGAAAGCCTCAAGCGGGTGGCCGCGGCGATGCTGTCGCGCGCGGTGGTCGGAATCCGCGGGAAGACGCTGATCGTCAACCTGCCGGGGAGCCCCGGCGGCGCCAGGGAGAACCTGGCCGTCCTCCTCCCCGCGATCCCCCACGCCGTCGAGAAGATCCACGGGGAAGGCGGGGATTGCGCCGTATCAACATCAACCTGA
- the larE gene encoding ATP-dependent sacrificial sulfur transferase LarE, whose protein sequence is MGSAVVAFSGGVDSAFLLYAVKEAMGERVLAVTATSPTYPRSEREEAVRLARSWGVRHRLVESNELEIPGFSANPPDRCYHCKKELFGILAGIAREEGYAAVCDGSNADDAHDFRPGRRAAKELAVRSPLLENGLTKPAIRRLSRHFDLPTADRGSFACLSSRFPYGTTIDEESLRRVESCEEVLRGFGFRQFRVRVHDAVARIEVGTDEIPRLFEPEISGAIHARFQENGFLYVSVDLKGYRTGSMNEGLPDSARGLVDGPPEDL, encoded by the coding sequence ATGGGGTCCGCCGTTGTCGCCTTCAGCGGCGGGGTCGACAGCGCGTTCCTCCTCTATGCAGTGAAGGAGGCGATGGGAGAGCGGGTCCTGGCGGTCACCGCCACCTCCCCGACGTATCCCCGCTCCGAGCGGGAGGAGGCCGTGCGGCTGGCGCGCTCCTGGGGTGTCCGCCACCGCCTCGTCGAGTCAAACGAGCTGGAGATCCCCGGCTTCTCCGCGAACCCGCCGGACCGATGCTACCACTGCAAGAAGGAGCTGTTCGGGATCCTCGCCGGAATCGCACGGGAAGAGGGGTACGCGGCCGTGTGCGACGGCTCCAACGCCGACGACGCGCACGACTTCCGGCCGGGGCGCCGCGCGGCGAAGGAGCTCGCCGTCCGCAGCCCGCTGCTCGAGAACGGACTGACAAAGCCGGCGATCCGCCGCCTGAGCCGACACTTCGATCTCCCCACGGCGGACCGCGGCTCGTTCGCGTGCCTCTCCTCCCGCTTCCCGTACGGAACGACGATCGACGAGGAGTCGCTGCGGCGCGTGGAGTCGTGCGAGGAGGTGCTGCGGGGGTTCGGCTTCCGGCAGTTCCGGGTGCGCGTCCACGACGCGGTGGCGCGGATCGAAGTGGGGACGGACGAGATCCCGCGCCTCTTCGAGCCGGAGATCTCCGGGGCGATCCACGCGCGATTCCAGGAGAACGGCTTTCTCTACGTCTCCGTCGACCTCAAGGGGTACCGGACCGGCTCGATGAACGAGGGGCTGCCCGACTCGGCCCGCGGCCTCGTCGACGGCCCTCCCGAAGACTTGTAA
- a CDS encoding 7-cyano-7-deazaguanine synthase — translation MTLPAILSPPRKAVVLLSGGLDSTLAARIVRDQGIELHAIHFTSPFCTCSHKGQGNGGGCRSAANEVAVGMGIPIRTVSKGEEYLEIVKRPRHGRGSAMNPCIDCRIFTLRKAKAYMEEIGASFLVTGEVVGQRPMSQRDDALRGIERHSGCAGIILRPLSALHLPPTLPEREGWVDRERMLAITGRSRKEQIRLAEEFGIGDYPCPAGGCMLTDRTFSLKVRDLLDHHPSFGMHEVLLLKAGRHFRVRGMKAIVAKSEEENRRLEALCRGRDTVYVADSHPGPSVMLLGGSEEERLDLLSRIFTRYGKPGTVGPYEIREISPGGERLVTVPENPDFEEVGRGLLC, via the coding sequence GTCCGCGACCAGGGGATCGAGCTTCACGCGATCCATTTCACCTCGCCGTTCTGCACCTGCTCCCACAAGGGGCAAGGGAACGGGGGGGGATGCCGCTCGGCGGCGAACGAGGTCGCGGTGGGGATGGGGATCCCGATCCGGACCGTCTCGAAGGGGGAGGAGTACCTCGAGATCGTCAAGCGACCCCGGCACGGCCGGGGATCGGCGATGAACCCGTGCATCGACTGCCGGATCTTCACCCTGCGGAAGGCGAAGGCGTATATGGAGGAGATCGGAGCCTCCTTCCTGGTCACGGGGGAGGTCGTCGGGCAGCGGCCGATGTCCCAGCGCGACGACGCGCTGCGCGGGATCGAGAGGCACAGCGGATGCGCGGGGATCATCCTGCGCCCGCTCTCGGCGCTTCACCTCCCCCCCACGCTGCCGGAGCGGGAAGGCTGGGTCGACCGGGAGAGGATGCTCGCCATCACCGGGCGGTCCCGCAAGGAGCAGATCCGGCTCGCCGAGGAGTTCGGGATCGGCGACTACCCGTGCCCCGCGGGGGGATGCATGCTGACCGACCGGACCTTCTCCCTCAAGGTGCGGGACCTCCTCGACCATCACCCATCCTTCGGGATGCACGAAGTCCTCCTCCTGAAGGCGGGACGCCATTTCCGCGTCCGGGGGATGAAGGCGATCGTGGCCAAGAGCGAGGAAGAGAACCGCCGGCTCGAGGCCCTCTGCCGGGGGAGGGACACCGTCTACGTGGCGGACAGCCACCCGGGTCCCTCCGTGATGCTCCTCGGCGGAAGCGAGGAGGAACGGCTCGACCTGCTCTCCAGGATCTTCACCCGGTACGGCAAGCCGGGGACGGTCGGCCCGTACGAAATCCGGGAGATCTCCCCCGGCGGGGAGCGACTCGTGACCGTGCCCGAAAACCCGGACTTCGAGGAGGTCGGGCGTGGTCTCCTCTGCTGA